One stretch of Streptomyces hygroscopicus DNA includes these proteins:
- a CDS encoding major facilitator transporter → MTITVATSGVDEEDPRRDALYRRVGWRILPLLILCYTFAYLDRVNIGFAKLQMQQDIGISESVYGLAAGMFFLGYVIFEVPSNLILEKIGTRKTVFRIMILWGLTSAAMMFVADPVTFYVLRFLLGVFEAGFAPGIIFYLTYWYPPARMAAAMSLLMLPGPIGSMLGGPVSSWTMTAFDGAGGLAGWQWVFALEGLPCVVLAFVVWKTLADTPRHARWLSEEEKSIIESDLARDRDAGTHSFRKVLADPRIYTMAIAYFCLISGMYAVSFWLPTIFQEHGLSDTKEIGLYSALPYLFAMILMVLLGRSSDRRGERRLHSSVTTLLGAVALAVAALTAGQFTVSLVAIVAATACMWAAYAVFWSMPSAYLKGTAAAGGIALINSIGLLGGFLSPTLIGYLKEATSSTVVGLLSVAVLLVVGAVAIFANRLPERRP, encoded by the coding sequence ATGACGATCACGGTGGCCACCTCAGGAGTGGACGAGGAGGACCCACGGCGGGACGCGCTGTACCGGCGCGTGGGCTGGCGGATCCTGCCCCTGCTGATTCTCTGCTACACATTCGCGTACCTGGACCGGGTCAACATCGGGTTCGCGAAGCTCCAGATGCAGCAGGACATCGGCATCAGCGAGTCCGTCTACGGGCTGGCCGCGGGCATGTTCTTCCTCGGGTACGTAATCTTCGAGGTCCCGAGCAACCTGATCCTGGAGAAGATCGGGACGCGGAAGACCGTGTTCCGGATCATGATCCTCTGGGGGCTGACCTCGGCGGCGATGATGTTCGTTGCGGACCCGGTCACGTTCTACGTGCTCCGGTTCCTGCTGGGCGTATTCGAGGCCGGGTTCGCGCCGGGCATCATCTTCTACCTGACCTACTGGTACCCGCCGGCGCGGATGGCGGCCGCGATGTCGCTGCTGATGCTGCCCGGGCCGATCGGCTCGATGCTCGGCGGGCCAGTCTCCTCGTGGACCATGACCGCCTTCGACGGGGCCGGCGGGCTCGCGGGCTGGCAGTGGGTGTTCGCGCTGGAGGGGCTTCCCTGCGTGGTGCTGGCGTTCGTGGTCTGGAAGACCCTCGCGGACACTCCCCGGCACGCGCGGTGGCTGTCCGAGGAGGAGAAGTCGATCATCGAGTCCGATCTCGCCCGAGACCGGGACGCGGGCACACACAGCTTCCGGAAGGTGCTGGCCGACCCCCGGATCTACACGATGGCGATCGCCTACTTCTGCCTGATCAGTGGGATGTACGCGGTCAGCTTCTGGCTGCCCACGATCTTCCAGGAGCACGGGCTCTCCGACACGAAGGAGATCGGGTTGTACTCGGCGCTGCCGTACTTGTTCGCGATGATCCTGATGGTGCTGCTCGGGCGGAGCTCGGACCGACGCGGCGAGCGTCGGCTGCACAGCTCGGTGACGACCCTGCTCGGGGCGGTGGCGCTCGCGGTCGCGGCCCTCACGGCCGGCCAGTTCACGGTCTCGCTGGTCGCGATCGTCGCGGCGACCGCGTGCATGTGGGCCGCCTACGCGGTGTTCTGGTCGATGCCGTCCGCGTACCTCAAGGGCACCGCGGCGGCCGGAGGAATCGCGCTGATCAACAGCATCGGCCTGCTCGGGGGCTTCCTCAGCCCGACGCTGATCGGCTACCTCAAGGAGGCCACCAGCAGCACGGTCGTCGGCCTGCTCTCGGTGGCGGTGCTGCTGGTGGTCGGCGCGGTCGCGATCTTCGCCAACCGGCTGCCCGAGCGGAGGCCCTAG
- a CDS encoding AsnC family transcriptional regulator: MLDEVDLALVDALQVNPRARWAKLAEALELAPITLARRWQRLSEAGAAWITVALGNSATRGAIVELSCEPGTASQVALELAELPYVITVGVTTGEYDVYAIVLAPTLAALSDVLVNTLPLPAQVTRIRSHVFGGVFGGVLWRLTVMNRSQTEQVRDVVGPPPRTIQPFGAADRALFLALGHDGRRPYTDLAAELGTSPQSIKRRLDRLHRHGDIGFRCDIARPLAGWHSMALFWLRVPDTEVTSVGRALGSWPETRYCAAVTSPNNLGLIVSLRSLEHLDELVVRIATKHPTVGIADRRLVLRQVKVYGRLLDQFGRCMRVIPVDPWAAVR, encoded by the coding sequence GTGCTCGACGAAGTCGATCTCGCGCTTGTGGACGCCCTCCAGGTCAACCCGAGGGCACGCTGGGCCAAGCTCGCCGAGGCCCTGGAGCTGGCACCGATCACTCTGGCCCGCCGCTGGCAGCGCCTGAGCGAGGCCGGAGCCGCCTGGATCACGGTCGCCCTCGGCAACAGCGCCACCCGGGGCGCAATCGTCGAGCTGAGCTGTGAGCCGGGCACCGCGAGCCAGGTCGCGCTCGAGCTGGCCGAGCTCCCCTACGTGATCACCGTCGGCGTGACAACTGGCGAGTACGACGTGTACGCGATCGTGCTGGCGCCGACGCTTGCCGCGCTCTCCGATGTCCTGGTGAACACGCTGCCGCTTCCGGCGCAGGTCACCAGGATCCGCAGCCATGTGTTCGGCGGGGTCTTCGGCGGTGTCCTCTGGCGGCTGACCGTGATGAACCGCAGCCAGACCGAGCAGGTCCGGGACGTGGTCGGCCCGCCGCCCCGGACGATCCAACCATTCGGCGCTGCCGACCGCGCGCTGTTCCTCGCCCTCGGCCACGACGGCCGCCGCCCGTACACCGACCTGGCCGCCGAGCTCGGAACCTCACCACAGTCGATCAAGCGTCGGCTCGACCGGCTCCACCGCCACGGCGACATAGGCTTCCGCTGCGACATCGCGCGCCCCCTCGCCGGCTGGCACTCCATGGCCCTGTTCTGGCTCAGGGTCCCCGACACCGAGGTCACCTCGGTCGGACGGGCGCTCGGCTCCTGGCCGGAGACCCGCTACTGCGCCGCGGTGACCAGCCCGAACAACCTCGGGCTGATCGTGAGCCTGCGGTCCCTGGAGCACCTCGACGAGCTGGTGGTCCGGATCGCCACCAAGCATCCCACCGTCGGGATCGCCGACCGGCGGCTGGTGCTGCGACAGGTCAAGGTCTATGGCCGGCTCCTCGATCAGTTCGGCCGCTGCATGCGAGTGATCCCGGTCGATCCCTGGGCGGCGGTGCGCTGA
- a CDS encoding ATPase AAA, translating into MTTMPRQRGLTEQAADAAIDTACRMLRLPSIRKEFSDIAERALKEQMSYRGFLAELMMAECDDRARRRSERRIKAANFPREKSLRAFDFEANPNIDAATVHTLASCEWIKQGQPLCLIGDSGTGKSHMLIALGTEAAMKGYRVRYTLATKLVNELVEAADEKQLNKTIARYGRVDLLCIDELGYMELDRHGAELLFQVLTEREEKNSVAIASNESFGGWTKTFTDPRLCAAIVDRLTFNGTIIETGTDSYRLATTRARAEAPVG; encoded by the coding sequence GTGACGACCATGCCCCGCCAGCGAGGCTTGACCGAGCAGGCCGCCGACGCCGCCATCGACACGGCCTGCCGCATGCTGCGGCTGCCGTCGATCCGCAAGGAGTTCTCCGACATCGCCGAGCGGGCGCTGAAGGAGCAGATGAGCTACCGGGGCTTCCTCGCCGAACTGATGATGGCCGAGTGCGACGACCGGGCCCGCCGCCGTTCGGAGCGGCGCATCAAGGCGGCGAACTTCCCGCGGGAGAAGTCCCTTCGGGCGTTCGACTTCGAGGCGAACCCCAACATCGACGCGGCCACCGTCCACACACTCGCCAGCTGTGAATGGATCAAGCAGGGGCAGCCGCTCTGCCTGATCGGCGACTCCGGCACCGGCAAGTCGCACATGCTGATCGCCCTGGGCACCGAGGCGGCGATGAAGGGCTACCGGGTCCGCTACACGCTCGCGACGAAGCTGGTGAACGAGCTGGTCGAGGCCGCCGACGAGAAGCAGCTGAACAAGACCATCGCCCGCTACGGGCGGGTTGATCTTTTGTGCATCGATGAGCTCGGCTACATGGAGCTGGACCGGCACGGCGCCGAACTCCTGTTCCAGGTTCTGACCGAGCGCGAGGAGAAGAACAGCGTCGCCATCGCATCCAATGAGTCCTTTGGCGGCTGGACGAAGACGTTCACGGATCCGCGGCTCTGCGCGGCCATCGTCGACCGGCTGACCTTCAACGGCACCATCATCGAGACCGGCACCGACTCCTACCGCCTCGCCACGACGCGAGCACGAGCCGAGGCACCGGTCGGCTGA
- a CDS encoding transposase: MPQMSKVELYAAIRRDHRGGMSMRELERKHGVTWRTVRKALDSSWPEPRKKLPPRATGLDPYKPVIDEILRSDLDAPRKQRHTVTRIFHRLVEEHGAEVSYGMVRYYVAGRKPEILVESGKAPLEAFIPQTHQPGHEAEVDFGDVSVRLAGELVTCYLFSFRLSYSGKAVHRVFASAGQEAFFEGHVHALLTLGGVPRSKVRYDNLKAAVAQVLGLSRARVEADRWIAFKSHFGIESFYCRPGIEGAHEKGGVEGQIGYFRRNHFVPVPEVSSLAELNEMVEQWDRQDDARRIGSRSKTIAECFALEQPLLRPLPDEPFETGRLFTPRVDRYGQIPVRTNRYSVPIRLIGRRVRVVLHASHLVVYDKNVEVARHERLIAKGAVRLDLDHYLEALVRKPGAFPGSTALEQARSAGKFTPVHDAWWDQAKKIHGERDGTRALIEVLLLGRHLPHEHVVAGLAAALRAGALTADAVALEARKAAQAEIEPGPGTDHLAPGKLPATVTSLNEWRLAHLPPDTRPLPSVTPYDQLLRRRRGSGGDHREGEAQ; encoded by the coding sequence ATGCCGCAGATGTCGAAGGTCGAGCTGTACGCGGCGATCCGGCGTGACCATCGCGGCGGCATGTCGATGCGGGAGCTCGAGCGAAAGCACGGCGTGACGTGGCGGACGGTGCGCAAAGCGTTGGACTCGTCCTGGCCGGAGCCGCGCAAGAAGCTCCCGCCGCGGGCGACCGGCCTGGACCCGTACAAGCCGGTGATCGACGAGATCCTGCGATCAGATCTGGACGCACCACGCAAGCAGCGGCACACGGTCACCCGGATCTTTCACCGGCTGGTCGAGGAGCATGGGGCGGAAGTCTCCTACGGGATGGTCCGCTACTACGTCGCCGGCCGGAAGCCCGAGATCCTCGTCGAGTCCGGCAAGGCACCGCTGGAAGCGTTCATCCCGCAGACCCACCAGCCCGGCCACGAGGCCGAGGTCGACTTCGGCGACGTGAGCGTGCGACTGGCCGGCGAGCTGGTGACCTGCTACTTGTTCTCCTTCCGTCTGTCGTATTCGGGCAAGGCCGTCCACCGGGTGTTCGCGTCGGCCGGCCAGGAAGCCTTCTTCGAAGGCCACGTCCATGCACTGCTGACGCTGGGCGGGGTCCCGCGGAGCAAGGTCCGCTACGACAACCTCAAGGCCGCCGTCGCCCAGGTGCTGGGGCTGAGCCGGGCCCGGGTGGAAGCGGACCGGTGGATCGCGTTCAAGTCGCACTTTGGCATCGAGAGCTTCTACTGCCGGCCCGGCATCGAAGGAGCCCACGAGAAGGGCGGCGTCGAAGGCCAGATCGGCTACTTCCGCCGCAACCACTTCGTTCCGGTCCCCGAGGTCTCCTCGCTCGCTGAGCTGAACGAGATGGTCGAGCAGTGGGACCGGCAGGACGACGCCCGCCGCATCGGGTCGAGGTCCAAGACGATCGCGGAGTGCTTCGCGCTCGAACAGCCGCTTCTGCGGCCGCTGCCCGACGAACCGTTCGAGACGGGTCGGCTGTTCACCCCGCGGGTCGACCGCTACGGCCAGATCCCGGTCCGCACCAACCGCTACTCGGTCCCGATCAGGCTGATCGGGAGACGGGTTCGGGTCGTGCTGCACGCTTCTCACCTGGTGGTTTACGACAAGAACGTGGAAGTGGCCCGGCACGAGCGGCTGATCGCCAAGGGCGCCGTTCGCTTGGATCTGGACCACTACCTGGAGGCATTGGTCCGCAAGCCCGGCGCCTTCCCCGGCTCCACCGCGCTCGAACAGGCTCGCTCGGCAGGCAAGTTCACCCCTGTCCATGATGCCTGGTGGGACCAGGCCAAGAAGATCCATGGTGAGCGAGACGGCACCCGGGCCCTGATCGAGGTCCTGCTGCTGGGCCGGCACCTGCCTCACGAGCATGTCGTCGCCGGCCTCGCCGCTGCCCTGCGGGCCGGGGCCCTCACCGCGGACGCCGTCGCGCTGGAGGCTCGCAAGGCCGCCCAGGCCGAGATCGAACCCGGCCCCGGGACAGACCATCTGGCTCCCGGCAAGCTGCCGGCGACGGTGACGTCCCTGAACGAGTGGCGCCTTGCGCATCTTCCGCCGGACACCAGGCCGCTGCCCTCGGTGACCCCCTATGACCAGTTGCTCCGACGCCGCCGCGGCAGCGGCGGTGACCACCGTGAGGGAGAAGCACAGTGA